Proteins co-encoded in one Ruficoccus amylovorans genomic window:
- a CDS encoding IS3 family transposase, whose product MVSPGHKREAVREVAESGTCSLRAACRYLRLHWSSFCYRAKTATDKMVRLVRAIIAVSRTNPRYGYRRVRALLANEGWQVSRKLVQKVRRAEGLGVKPPRPRQRRQGKSTGKIPTAATHPRHVWSWDFVADRTDNGAPLRVLSLIDEFTRQCISLTVARGLKSADIVAALDKAIAKHGAPEHIRSDNGPEFIATATKDYLESKRIKTLYIEPGSPWQNPHVESFHNRLQDECLKQEWFLSLTEARVVIENWRRKYNSQHPHSRLGFISPDAFAKLWHQTKAVLGSVRPTGSLHQALPQTITQPT is encoded by the coding sequence ATGGTAAGCCCGGGGCACAAGCGCGAAGCGGTGCGCGAGGTGGCCGAGTCGGGAACGTGCTCGTTACGGGCCGCCTGTCGGTATCTTCGTCTGCACTGGTCGAGCTTCTGCTACCGGGCTAAAACCGCCACCGACAAGATGGTTCGCCTCGTGCGTGCGATCATCGCGGTGAGCCGGACCAACCCGCGCTACGGTTATCGTCGCGTACGAGCGCTGCTGGCCAACGAAGGCTGGCAGGTCAGCCGCAAGCTGGTACAAAAGGTACGCCGGGCTGAAGGGCTGGGCGTGAAGCCGCCGCGCCCCCGGCAACGGCGTCAGGGCAAGTCCACCGGCAAGATCCCGACCGCGGCGACGCATCCGCGGCACGTGTGGAGTTGGGACTTCGTGGCGGATCGCACCGACAATGGAGCGCCTCTGCGGGTGCTCAGTCTGATCGACGAGTTTACCCGCCAGTGCATCAGCCTGACGGTGGCTCGCGGGCTGAAGTCAGCCGACATCGTCGCGGCCTTGGACAAAGCCATCGCCAAGCACGGTGCTCCCGAGCACATCCGTTCCGACAACGGGCCGGAGTTTATCGCTACGGCGACCAAGGACTACCTGGAATCCAAACGCATCAAAACCCTCTACATCGAGCCGGGCTCGCCCTGGCAAAACCCTCACGTGGAGAGCTTCCACAACCGCCTGCAGGACGAGTGCCTCAAGCAGGAGTGGTTCCTCTCCCTGACCGAAGCGCGCGTCGTCATCGAAAACTGGCGACGCAAATACAACAGCCAGCATCCGCACAGCCGTTTGGGCTTTATATCCCCCGACGCCTTTGCCAAACTCTGGCATCAAACCAAGGCAGTGCTTGGCTCCGTTCGCCCTACGGGCTCACTGCACCAAGCACTCCCGCAAACCATAACCCAACCAACATAA
- a CDS encoding transposase produces the protein MKRKRYTEEQIVALLREADEGRSVDDVCREHNVSKASFHRWKSKYGQMELRDVKRLKELERENAELKKLVADQLLNIKVLEQVNAKKW, from the coding sequence ATGAAACGAAAGAGATACACCGAAGAGCAAATCGTGGCGCTCCTGCGCGAGGCAGACGAAGGCCGCAGCGTGGACGATGTTTGCCGCGAGCACAATGTGAGCAAAGCGAGCTTCCATCGTTGGAAGAGCAAGTACGGACAGATGGAGCTGCGCGATGTGAAGCGTCTGAAGGAGCTTGAGCGCGAGAACGCCGAGCTGAAGAAACTGGTGGCCGACCAGCTTTTGAACATCAAAGTACTGGAGCAGGTAAACGCAAAAAAATGGTAA